One genomic window of Ruminococcus gauvreauii includes the following:
- a CDS encoding fumarate hydratase: MIREINVNKLTENIKDMCIQANHILSEDMDCRMREAVDMEESELGRQILNQLQDNLKIAEEDMIPICQDTGMAVIFLEVGQDVHFIGGEVEAAVNEGVRKGYVEGFLRKSVVNDPLIRENTKDNTPAIIHYAIVPGDKVKITVAPKGFGSENMSRVFMLKPADGIDGVKEAVLTAVRDAGPNACPPMVVGVGIGGTFEKCAVMAKQALTRNVNEHSSVPYIKELEKELLQKINALGIGPGGLGGRVTALAVNINTYPTHIAGLPVAINICCHVNRHVVRIV, encoded by the coding sequence ATGATCCGTGAGATAAATGTAAATAAATTAACAGAAAATATCAAAGATATGTGTATACAGGCTAACCATATACTTTCTGAAGATATGGATTGCCGGATGAGGGAAGCAGTTGATATGGAAGAGTCTGAACTGGGCAGACAGATTCTGAATCAGCTTCAGGATAACTTGAAAATAGCGGAAGAAGATATGATTCCTATTTGTCAGGATACCGGAATGGCCGTGATTTTTCTTGAAGTTGGACAGGATGTACATTTCATTGGGGGTGAGGTGGAAGCTGCTGTAAATGAGGGTGTCAGAAAGGGTTACGTGGAGGGTTTTTTAAGAAAATCAGTGGTGAATGATCCGCTGATCAGGGAAAATACAAAAGATAATACGCCGGCAATTATTCATTATGCGATTGTACCTGGTGATAAGGTTAAAATAACTGTTGCCCCAAAGGGATTTGGAAGTGAAAACATGAGCCGTGTCTTTATGTTGAAGCCTGCAGACGGGATTGATGGCGTAAAAGAAGCTGTACTTACAGCTGTAAGAGATGCCGGACCAAATGCCTGTCCTCCAATGGTGGTGGGTGTAGGCATAGGAGGAACATTTGAAAAATGTGCAGTTATGGCAAAACAGGCATTGACACGAAATGTCAATGAACATTCCTCTGTACCTTATATAAAAGAACTGGAAAAGGAACTGCTTCAGAAAATTAACGCTCTTGGAATTGGGCCCGGCGGTCTGGGCGGAAGAGTGACAGCACTGGCTGTCAATATCAATACGTATCCCACCCACATCGCAGGTCTGCCGGTTGCAATTAATATATGCTGTCATGTTAACAGGCATGTGGTGAGAATCGTTTAA
- a CDS encoding Fe-S-containing hydro-lyase — protein sequence MDRHITVPMTKEEKRSLKSGDYVYLTGTIYSARDAAHKRMYEAIQNGEELPMDIKDNIIYYMGPSPAREGRVIGSAGPTTASRMDKYTPRLLDLGLGGMIGKGKRTEDVRQAVIRNDSIYFAAVGGAGALLSKCIVESEVIAYDDLGTEAVRRMKIENFPVIVVIDTEGNNLYESAIENYKAK from the coding sequence ATGGACAGACATATCACAGTTCCTATGACAAAAGAAGAAAAAAGAAGCTTAAAATCTGGTGATTACGTATACCTGACCGGAACGATCTACAGTGCACGTGATGCCGCTCATAAGAGAATGTATGAGGCGATTCAAAATGGAGAAGAACTTCCCATGGATATAAAGGATAATATTATATATTATATGGGACCATCTCCTGCGAGAGAAGGAAGGGTCATCGGGTCAGCGGGTCCAACAACAGCCAGCAGAATGGACAAATATACACCCAGATTATTAGATCTTGGGCTGGGAGGAATGATAGGAAAAGGAAAAAGAACTGAGGATGTGCGTCAGGCTGTAATCAGAAATGATTCTATTTATTTTGCAGCAGTCGGAGGAGCAGGTGCATTACTTTCAAAATGTATCGTTGAATCTGAGGTTATTGCCTATGATGATCTTGGAACGGAAGCTGTTCGAAGGATGAAAATAGAAAATTTTCCTGTTATTGTTGTTATCGATACAGAGGGAAATAATCTGTATGAGTCGGCGATAGAAAATTATAAAGCCAAATAG
- a CDS encoding lysophospholipid acyltransferase family protein encodes MVLNNILFAPYWFLQLVLYGRKNDRHTVEERFALLKKITVHANRGGRVTIQAEGLYHLPDEDGFILYPNHQGLFDVLAFVESCSHPFTVVMKKEVQNVPFLKQVFSVMRARAIDREDVRQAMKVILDMAEDVRRGINYVIFAEGTRSKNGNNLQDFKGGSFKAAIKAKCPIVPVAVIDSYKPFDVNSIEPVTVQVHYLKPLYYEDYKDLKSVEIAKTVKTMIQEKINEKIEESAKK; translated from the coding sequence ATGGTGTTGAACAATATTTTATTTGCACCATATTGGTTTTTGCAACTTGTGTTATATGGAAGAAAGAATGACAGGCATACCGTGGAAGAACGGTTTGCGCTGCTAAAAAAGATAACAGTACATGCCAACAGAGGAGGAAGAGTTACGATCCAGGCAGAGGGTCTTTATCATCTTCCTGATGAGGATGGATTTATCCTTTATCCAAACCATCAGGGGTTATTTGACGTGCTTGCTTTTGTCGAGAGCTGCAGTCATCCTTTTACTGTGGTAATGAAAAAAGAAGTTCAAAATGTACCATTTTTAAAACAGGTATTTTCGGTTATGCGCGCACGGGCAATTGACAGAGAAGATGTTCGTCAGGCCATGAAGGTGATCCTGGATATGGCCGAAGATGTAAGAAGGGGAATTAACTATGTGATCTTTGCAGAAGGGACACGTTCTAAGAATGGGAACAATCTTCAGGATTTTAAGGGAGGAAGCTTTAAAGCAGCAATTAAGGCGAAGTGCCCGATCGTCCCGGTTGCGGTCATAGATTCCTATAAACCATTCGATGTCAATTCAATCGAGCCGGTGACAGTGCAGGTTCATTATCTTAAGCCATTATATTATGAAGATTATAAGGATTTAAAGTCAGTTGAAATCGCAAAAACGGTAAAAACAATGATACAGGAAAAAATAAATGAAAAAATTGAAGAATCTGCTAAAAAATGA
- a CDS encoding ABC transporter ATP-binding protein has translation MASLSLTHMNKTYPNGFEAVKDFNLEIKDKEFIIFVGPSGCGKSTTLRMIAGLEDISSGELKIDEQLVNNVEPKDRDIAMVFQNYALYPHMTVYDNMAFGLKMRKVPKDQIREMVLEAARILDLEDLLKRKPKALSGGQRQRVAMGRAIVRNPKVFLMDEPLSNLDAKLRVQMRIEISKLHQKLGSTIIYVTHDQTEAMTLGTRIVVMKDGVIQQVDSPKELYAHPCNKFVAGFIGSPQMNFLDGVISKEHSDIYITIGDRKLLIPPSRAKALTDSGYIGKTVTLGIRPENIHDSQIFMDTAPQNAIESTVKVSELLGAEVYLYFDINGIQVTARVNPRSDLKAGDSVTVIFDMEKAHFFDKDTELIINT, from the coding sequence ATGGCAAGCCTGTCATTAACACACATGAACAAAACATACCCCAATGGATTTGAAGCGGTAAAAGATTTTAATCTGGAAATTAAAGATAAAGAGTTTATTATTTTCGTGGGACCATCCGGATGCGGAAAATCAACTACACTGCGAATGATCGCCGGACTCGAAGATATTTCATCCGGTGAACTGAAAATCGATGAACAACTCGTCAATAATGTAGAACCCAAAGACAGAGACATCGCAATGGTCTTTCAGAACTATGCACTCTATCCGCATATGACCGTATATGATAATATGGCATTTGGTCTAAAGATGCGCAAAGTCCCTAAAGATCAGATTAGAGAAATGGTTCTGGAAGCTGCCCGTATCCTTGATCTTGAAGATCTGCTGAAGCGAAAGCCAAAAGCTCTCTCCGGCGGACAACGCCAGCGCGTTGCGATGGGACGGGCAATTGTCAGAAATCCCAAGGTCTTCCTTATGGATGAACCACTCTCCAATCTGGATGCCAAGCTGAGAGTTCAGATGCGTATTGAGATTTCAAAACTCCATCAGAAACTGGGTTCCACCATCATCTATGTCACACATGACCAGACAGAAGCCATGACTCTTGGTACCAGGATCGTTGTGATGAAAGACGGTGTGATCCAGCAGGTGGATTCTCCAAAAGAGTTGTACGCTCACCCGTGTAATAAATTCGTGGCAGGATTCATAGGGTCTCCACAGATGAATTTTCTGGACGGAGTCATCTCCAAGGAGCATTCGGATATTTATATCACAATTGGCGACCGAAAACTGCTGATCCCCCCATCAAGAGCAAAAGCTCTGACAGACAGCGGGTATATTGGAAAAACAGTTACACTGGGCATTCGTCCGGAAAATATCCATGATTCTCAGATTTTTATGGATACTGCTCCGCAAAATGCGATAGAATCTACCGTTAAGGTATCTGAACTTTTGGGTGCTGAAGTGTACCTCTATTTTGATATTAATGGAATTCAGGTTACAGCACGTGTGAACCCCCGCTCAGATCTTAAAGCAGGGGATTCTGTCACAGTTATATTTGATATGGAAAAAGCACATTTCTTTGATAAGGATACAGAATTAATCATTAACACCTGA
- a CDS encoding extracellular solute-binding protein gives MRKANKWIGLTMAVVLAGGMLSGCGSSGKTEDKTSEGQESSQAQEGSDEDKVITFWHIGTDEPDISLYEDATEAFNENTKSGYRIENVAMEADAYKEKLLIAMSSGECPDIYTNWSGGPMNEYVEAGFAQPLDELYEKAPWKDKILDATIAQGKYNDKLYGVGMINVSVSGIYYNKDIFAQYNLEVPKTVSELEKVCDTLVENGKIPFALANAPKWTGSMYFMNLATRKGGLEPFSAAVDGSGSFEDESFIYAGEKIQEWVQNGYFPEGVNSLSEGDGQSKQLFYSEEAAMKMIGSWESGTYKADSEEFYNKLGWFPFPAVDDSDADASIQIGTMGDQFLSFNCEGEKLEAAFELLNYYFEDDYTQKMVDAGKIAPVKGVDALIEGELEKEIVTKIEAASATQLWYDQYLPPAVSTVHLDTCQELFGLTMTPEEAAKQLQAAMEEYNNEKSE, from the coding sequence ATGCGAAAAGCTAATAAGTGGATTGGATTGACAATGGCGGTTGTTCTGGCAGGCGGGATGCTTTCCGGATGCGGGAGCAGCGGCAAAACAGAGGATAAGACATCAGAGGGCCAGGAGTCTTCACAGGCGCAGGAGGGCAGCGATGAGGATAAGGTCATCACTTTCTGGCATATCGGAACGGATGAACCGGATATCTCTCTGTATGAGGATGCTACAGAGGCATTTAATGAAAACACAAAATCAGGTTACAGGATTGAGAATGTAGCCATGGAAGCAGATGCATATAAAGAGAAACTGCTGATTGCCATGAGTTCAGGAGAATGCCCGGACATCTATACGAACTGGTCCGGCGGCCCGATGAATGAATATGTGGAAGCAGGATTTGCACAGCCGCTGGATGAACTGTATGAAAAAGCTCCCTGGAAAGATAAAATTCTGGATGCCACGATCGCACAGGGAAAATACAATGACAAATTGTATGGAGTTGGTATGATCAACGTTTCTGTGTCTGGGATTTACTATAATAAAGATATCTTTGCACAGTATAATCTGGAAGTGCCAAAGACAGTGTCTGAATTAGAGAAGGTATGTGATACTCTGGTAGAAAACGGAAAGATTCCGTTTGCACTGGCGAATGCTCCTAAATGGACAGGTTCCATGTACTTCATGAACCTGGCAACAAGAAAAGGCGGGCTGGAACCGTTCAGTGCTGCAGTTGACGGAAGCGGCAGCTTTGAAGATGAGAGTTTTATCTATGCTGGAGAAAAAATCCAGGAATGGGTACAAAACGGATATTTTCCGGAAGGTGTTAACAGCTTAAGCGAGGGTGACGGACAGTCAAAACAGCTGTTCTATTCTGAAGAAGCAGCAATGAAAATGATTGGTTCCTGGGAGTCTGGAACTTATAAAGCGGACAGCGAAGAGTTCTATAACAAACTGGGTTGGTTCCCATTCCCGGCAGTTGATGATTCTGATGCAGATGCATCGATTCAGATCGGAACTATGGGAGATCAGTTCCTCAGCTTTAACTGTGAGGGAGAAAAACTGGAAGCAGCGTTTGAATTGTTAAACTACTATTTTGAGGACGATTATACACAGAAGATGGTAGATGCAGGAAAGATTGCACCGGTTAAAGGTGTTGACGCTTTAATTGAAGGTGAACTGGAAAAAGAAATTGTGACGAAGATAGAGGCGGCGTCTGCAACACAGCTCTGGTATGATCAGTACCTGCCGCCGGCAGTGTCAACAGTGCATCTGGATACCTGTCAGGAATTATTTGGTCTGACGATGACACCGGAGGAAGCAGCAAAACAGCTTCAGGCAGCAATGGAAGAGTATAACAACGAAAAATCTGAATAA